A window of the Nitrospirae bacterium YQR-1 genome harbors these coding sequences:
- the tadA gene encoding tRNA adenosine(34) deaminase TadA, with amino-acid sequence MERDTLREYFMAEALLEAQLALAAGDVPVGAVIVNKSGIIISRAHNTKEQIKDPTAHAEALAIRDACRVLGDWRLTDCTLYVTKEPCIMCAGAILNARISALVYGCGDAKAGAVNSLYHLLGDFRLNHRVQVTTGILEEKCTIILKDFFTALRRGCRAV; translated from the coding sequence ATGGAAAGAGACACGCTCAGAGAGTACTTTATGGCTGAGGCGCTTTTGGAGGCGCAACTGGCCCTTGCCGCTGGAGATGTTCCGGTAGGGGCGGTGATAGTAAATAAAAGCGGTATTATAATCAGCCGTGCTCACAATACCAAGGAGCAAATAAAGGACCCGACGGCACATGCCGAGGCTTTAGCCATACGGGATGCTTGTAGAGTTTTAGGAGATTGGAGACTTACGGATTGTACGCTGTATGTGACAAAGGAGCCGTGTATAATGTGTGCAGGGGCGATATTAAATGCCCGTATAAGCGCACTGGTATATGGCTGTGGAGATGCAAAAGCAGGCGCTGTTAATTCACTGTATCATTTGTTAGGTGATTTCAGATTAAATCACAGAGTTCAAGTTACCACTGGTATTTTAGAAGAGAAATGTACGATAATACTGAAAGATTTTTTTACGGCACTGAGGAGAGGTTGCCGAGCGGTTTAA
- a CDS encoding NADH:ubiquinone oxidoreductase gives MFNVIRTKINQGFQSIADIKGALPPDKFRGLLKITDGQCANACYRCMEACPAAAITYNPITIDLSKCILCPECSRVCMDGIIRFSNQTDLASTDLKDMIISSTHREPEIVPDNRIVKLFNKSFKLRSVSAGGCNGCELELTALSNVNYDIGRFGIEFVTSPRHADGLVLTGPLTKNMAYAFEETYRAIPEPKVVILVGTCALSGGIFTNSKAIDRTFLDKIKPNLYITGCPPHPLTVAKALLKFIGR, from the coding sequence ATGTTTAATGTAATAAGGACAAAAATAAATCAGGGTTTTCAGAGCATAGCGGACATAAAGGGTGCGCTACCGCCTGATAAATTCAGAGGATTGCTAAAGATAACAGACGGGCAGTGTGCAAATGCGTGTTACAGGTGTATGGAGGCGTGTCCGGCGGCGGCTATAACTTATAATCCTATAACGATAGACTTGTCAAAGTGCATACTGTGTCCTGAGTGTTCGAGGGTTTGCATGGATGGTATAATACGTTTCAGCAATCAAACGGATTTAGCCTCCACGGATTTAAAAGACATGATAATAAGCTCTACGCACAGGGAGCCGGAGATAGTACCTGATAATCGCATAGTGAAGTTATTTAATAAATCGTTTAAACTCAGATCGGTGTCAGCGGGGGGCTGTAACGGCTGTGAGCTGGAGCTGACAGCCCTGTCCAACGTAAATTATGACATTGGGCGATTTGGGATAGAGTTTGTAACCTCACCGCGTCATGCCGACGGGTTGGTCTTAACAGGGCCGCTTACTAAAAACATGGCTTACGCATTTGAAGAGACCTACAGGGCAATTCCTGAACCTAAGGTGGTAATTCTTGTCGGTACATGTGCCCTAAGCGGTGGGATTTTCACTAACTCAAAAGCAATAGACAGAACATTCTTAGATAAAATCAAACCCAATCTCTACATAACCGGCTGCCCGCCTCATCCATTAACTGTTGCTAAAGCGTTATTAAAGTTTATAGGAAGGTGA